In one window of Palaemon carinicauda isolate YSFRI2023 chromosome 2, ASM3689809v2, whole genome shotgun sequence DNA:
- the LOC137614759 gene encoding uncharacterized protein — translation MTVYGLQSIVNVILLKAVSKKGLLQPVKSFFVGSKACDRIGNEVSKWFPVIVRLRLGCVVPSWLFNLFVDEVVREVNGQVLGRGLKLIDESDHELEVNQSLSTGDTLLVADAEEKLGRLVTEFGRVCERRKFRVNVCKSKAMRHTRRGSSARLNVMLNGELLEEVDQFKYLGSVVAANGGVEADVRQRVNEGCKVLGQ, via the exons ATGACCGTCTACGGGCTGCAAAGTATAGTGAATGTTATATTGTTGAAAGCTGTTTCCAAAAAAGG gttgttgcaaccagtgAAGAGTTTCTTcgtaggcagtaaagcatgtgataggataggaaatgaagtgagcaagtgGTTTCCAGTGATAGTGAGGCTGAGACTTGGATGTGTGGTGCcgtcatggttgttcaatttgtttgttgatgaagtggtgagagaggtgaatggccaagtgcttggtcgaggattgaaactgatagacgagagtgatcatgaattgGAGGTGAATCAATCGTTGTCTACGggtgatactctactggttgcagacgcggaagaaaagcttggtcgattagtgacagagtttggaagggtttgtgagcgaaggaagttcagagttaatgtgtgtaagagtaaggctatgagacaCACGAGAAGGGGGagtagtgcgaggttgaatgtcatgttgaatggagagttacttgaggaagtagatcagtttaagtacttggggtctgttgttgcagcaaatggtggagtggaagcagatgtacgtcagagagtgaatgaaggatgcaaagtgttagggcaGTGA